Proteins encoded together in one Juglans regia cultivar Chandler chromosome 9, Walnut 2.0, whole genome shotgun sequence window:
- the LOC109007129 gene encoding MDIS1-interacting receptor like kinase 2-like isoform X2, whose protein sequence is MGSSIFQKVSVLLISTVFVELVSLSNPVFISASSQEATALLQWKDSLQNESQSNLSSWISPPNSPNNSSPNINQTSNPCMWFGIFCNPGGSVIKLELNNSGLEGTLHGFSFPSFPNLSYVDLSGNNLFDSIPSQISYLSKLIYLDLSSNQLSGKIPPEIGLLTDLEVLSLGDNHLNGSILEEIGHLKSLSKLSLFSNNLDGFIPVSLSNLSNLEYLHLYNNELSGFIPPEIGNLSNLVELFFDSNILTGLIPPTFGNLERLTSLFLYNNSLSGPIPSELGNLGSLVQLSLQTNHLNGSIPPSLGDLGNLTLLHLYFNNLSGTIPEEFGNLKRIQNLQLSRNQLHGSVPNSFVNLRNLNVLYLRDNQLSGQIPQGIGDFMNLTKLQIDTNQFTGFLPQNICLSGSLQNFSAFNNHFTGRVPKSLKNCSSLIRVRLDGNQLTGDISDDFGVYPTLNYIDLSYNRFSGKISSNWGQCPQLDTLKFGGNNITGSISLEIGKLTQVHVLDLSENHIVGAIPKEIGKLTSLEQLMLNGNQFSGAIPSELGSLTNLEYLDLSSNRLKNSIPINFGDLSKLNYLNLSHNNFSQALPVPLMSLFQISKMDLSFNSLNGEIPSEISRMQSLENLNLSHNYFSGFIPTAFEEMRALLYIDISFNDFQGPIPSSKAFLDAPIEALHGNMELCGNVIGLERCNNSSKESHKVVFLTVFPILGALLLLFAFFRVSIAFKRRKKDPESEQSDMHEIEFLAMTTVNGRTMYQEIVKATKAFDDLYCIGKGGCGSVYKAKLPSGVIFAVKKLHPAHDGRRGFQKEFLNEIRALIEIRHRNIVKLYGFCSHPEHPFLVYDYFERGSLANILENEDSAKVLDWNKRLNIVKGVAYALSYMHHDCVLPIIHRDISSRNILLDSQYDAHVSDFGTAKLLKLDTSNWSSLVGTYGYVAPELAYTMKVTEKCDVYSFGVLTLEVLMGKHQGAFSFPNM, encoded by the exons ATGGGATCATCAATCTTTCAGAAAGTAAGTGTCCTACTAATCTCCACTGTCTTTGTTGAGTTAGTTTCATTATCAAATCCTGTTTTTATTTCAGCTTCTTCCCAAGAAGCTACGGCTCTTCTCCAATGGAAGGATAGCCTTCAAAACGAAAGCCAATCTAACTTATCTTCATGGATTTCACCTCCAAATAGTCCCAACAATTCTTCTCCCAATATAAACCAAACATCAAATCCATGCATGTGGTTTGGTATTTTTTGCAACCCTGGTGGAAGTGTCATCAAATTGGAACTTAACAATTCTGGATTGGAAGGTACGCTTCATgggttttcttttccctctttccCAAATCTTTCATATGTTGATCTCAGTGGCAACAATCTCTTTGATAGCATTCCATCTCAGATTAGCTACCTGTCCAAACTCATCTATCTTGATTTGTCCTCTAACCAGTTGTCAGGGAAAATCCCTCCAGAAATTGGCTTGTTGACTGATCTTGAGGTTCTCAGCCTTGGTGATAATCACTTAAATGGCTCAATTCTTGAAGAAATAGGCCACCTAAAGTCTTTATCCAAgctttctcttttctcaaaCAATTTGGATGGTTTCATTCCTGTTTCTTTAAGTAATTTGAGCAATCTAGAGTATTTGCATCTATACAATAATGAACTCTCTGGTTTCATTCCTCCAGAGATAGGAAATCTCTCCAATTTGGTGGAGTTGTTCTTTGATTCCAATATCCTGACAGGTCTGATCCCTCCAACTTTTGGGAACTTAGAAAGGCTAACCTCGTTGTTTTTGTACAATAACTCACTTTCTGGACCCATCCCTTCAGAATTAGGGAATTTGGGGTCCCTTGTCCAGTTAAGCCTCCAAACAAACCATCTTAATGGTTCAATTCCCCCATCATTAGGAGATCTGGGAAATCTTACTCTTCTTCATCTCTACTTTAATAACCTCTCTGGCACCATTCCTGAGGAGTTTGGAAACTTGAAGCGTATCCAGAATCTACAACTGAGCAGGAACCAACTGCATGGCTCTGTTCCAAATTCATTTGTTAATTTGAGAAACTTGAACGTTCTATACCTTCGTGACAACCAACTTTCTGGTCAAATTCCCCAAGGAATTGGAGATTTCATGAACTTGACTAAACTACAAATAGACACAAACCAATTCACTGGCTTTCTGCCTCAAAACATTTGCCTCAGTGGCTCACTTCAGAATTTTTCCGCATTCAACAACCATTTCACAGGCCGAGTCCCCAAAAGCTTGAAAAATTGCTCCAGCTTAATCAGAGTCCGCTTAGATGGAAATCAACTCACTGGTGATATATCTGATGATTTTGGAGTCTATCCAACCTTGAACTACATAGATCTAAGCTACAAtagattttctggaaaaatCTCAAGTAATTGGGGACAGTGTCCACAATTAGACACCCTAAAATTTGGTGGAAACAATATCACTGGTAGTATATCACTAGAGATTGGAAAATTGACTCAGGTACATGTGCTTGATCTTTCTGAAAATCACATTGTTGGGGCTATTCCAAAAGAAATTGGAAAGTTGACCTCTCTAGAGCAATTGATGTTGAATGGCAATCAATTTTCGGGTGCTATACCATCAGAACTTGGATCATTGACTAATCTTGAATACCTTGATTTGTCCTCAAACAGATTGAAGAATTCAATTCCAATTAATTTTGGGGATTTATCAAAATTGAATTACCTAAACTTAAGCCATAACAATTTTAGCCAAGCGCTTCCAGTTCCCCTCATGAGCTTATTTCAGATCTCTAAAATGGATTTGAGTTTTAACTCTTTAAATGGAGAGATACCATCAGAAATTAGCAGAATGCAGAGCTTGGAGAACCTCAATCTCTCCCACAATTATTTTTCTGGTTTCATTCCGACAGCCTTTGAAGAAATGCGTGCCTTGTTATATATTGACATATCATTCAATGATTTTCAAGGTCCCATCCCCAGCAGCAAAGCCTTTCTAGATGCTCCCATAGAAGCATTACATGGGAACATGGAACTGTGTGGTAACGTTATAGGATTGGAGCGTTGTAATAACTCCTCAAAGGAGAGCCACAAAGTCGTGTTTCTTACTGTTTTCCCAATTCTGGGAGCACTTTTACTTCTATTTGCTTTCTTTCGAGTTTCTATCGccttcaaaagaagaaagaaagatccAGAATCAGAACAATCTGACATGCATGAAATAGAATTTCTTGCGATGACAACTGTCAATGGAAGAACAATGTATCAAGAAATCGTGAAGGCAACCAAGGCTTTTGATGACTTATATTGTATTGGGAAAGGAGGATGTGGAAGTGTTTATAAAGCAAAGCTGCCTTCTGGTGTTATATTTGCTGTGAAAAAACTCCACCCAGCACATGATGGTCGAAGAGGATTCCAGAAAGAGTTCTTAAATGAGATAAGAGCATTGATAGAAATAAGGCATCGAAACATTGTTAAACTTTATGGCTTTTGTTCACATCCAGAACATCCATTTTTGGTTTATGACTACTTCGAAAGGGGTAGCTTGGCAAACATCTTGGAGAATGAAGATTCTGCCAAAGTACTGGATTGGAATAAACGGTTGAATATTGTTAAAGGCGTGGCTTATGCTTTATCTTACATGCATCATGATTGTGTACTGCCAATTATTCATCGCGATATATCAAGTCGCAACATCTTGCTAGATTCTCAATATGATGCTCATGTTTCGGACTTTGGCACTGCTAAACTTCTGAAGTTAGACACATCCAATTGGTCTTCCCTTGTAGGCACCTATGGTTATGTAGCACCAG AGCTTGCTTATACAATGAAGGTAACTGAGAAATGTGATGTGTATAGCTTTGGGGTATTGACATTAGAAGTCCTAATGGGAAAGCACCAAG GCGCATTCTCTTTCCCCAACATGTAG
- the LOC109007129 gene encoding MDIS1-interacting receptor like kinase 2-like isoform X1, with the protein MGSSIFQKVSVLLISTVFVELVSLSNPVFISASSQEATALLQWKDSLQNESQSNLSSWISPPNSPNNSSPNINQTSNPCMWFGIFCNPGGSVIKLELNNSGLEGTLHGFSFPSFPNLSYVDLSGNNLFDSIPSQISYLSKLIYLDLSSNQLSGKIPPEIGLLTDLEVLSLGDNHLNGSILEEIGHLKSLSKLSLFSNNLDGFIPVSLSNLSNLEYLHLYNNELSGFIPPEIGNLSNLVELFFDSNILTGLIPPTFGNLERLTSLFLYNNSLSGPIPSELGNLGSLVQLSLQTNHLNGSIPPSLGDLGNLTLLHLYFNNLSGTIPEEFGNLKRIQNLQLSRNQLHGSVPNSFVNLRNLNVLYLRDNQLSGQIPQGIGDFMNLTKLQIDTNQFTGFLPQNICLSGSLQNFSAFNNHFTGRVPKSLKNCSSLIRVRLDGNQLTGDISDDFGVYPTLNYIDLSYNRFSGKISSNWGQCPQLDTLKFGGNNITGSISLEIGKLTQVHVLDLSENHIVGAIPKEIGKLTSLEQLMLNGNQFSGAIPSELGSLTNLEYLDLSSNRLKNSIPINFGDLSKLNYLNLSHNNFSQALPVPLMSLFQISKMDLSFNSLNGEIPSEISRMQSLENLNLSHNYFSGFIPTAFEEMRALLYIDISFNDFQGPIPSSKAFLDAPIEALHGNMELCGNVIGLERCNNSSKESHKVVFLTVFPILGALLLLFAFFRVSIAFKRRKKDPESEQSDMHEIEFLAMTTVNGRTMYQEIVKATKAFDDLYCIGKGGCGSVYKAKLPSGVIFAVKKLHPAHDGRRGFQKEFLNEIRALIEIRHRNIVKLYGFCSHPEHPFLVYDYFERGSLANILENEDSAKVLDWNKRLNIVKGVAYALSYMHHDCVLPIIHRDISSRNILLDSQYDAHVSDFGTAKLLKLDTSNWSSLVGTYGYVAPELAYTMKVTEKCDVYSFGVLTLEVLMGKHQGDFICSLSSPSAMKNIQLKDVLDRRILFPQHVVEDELNTVVKLAIKCLDFQPQSRPTMHFISHVLQAQIALLEPFSYEVAQGKYLSAYNFNL; encoded by the exons ATGGGATCATCAATCTTTCAGAAAGTAAGTGTCCTACTAATCTCCACTGTCTTTGTTGAGTTAGTTTCATTATCAAATCCTGTTTTTATTTCAGCTTCTTCCCAAGAAGCTACGGCTCTTCTCCAATGGAAGGATAGCCTTCAAAACGAAAGCCAATCTAACTTATCTTCATGGATTTCACCTCCAAATAGTCCCAACAATTCTTCTCCCAATATAAACCAAACATCAAATCCATGCATGTGGTTTGGTATTTTTTGCAACCCTGGTGGAAGTGTCATCAAATTGGAACTTAACAATTCTGGATTGGAAGGTACGCTTCATgggttttcttttccctctttccCAAATCTTTCATATGTTGATCTCAGTGGCAACAATCTCTTTGATAGCATTCCATCTCAGATTAGCTACCTGTCCAAACTCATCTATCTTGATTTGTCCTCTAACCAGTTGTCAGGGAAAATCCCTCCAGAAATTGGCTTGTTGACTGATCTTGAGGTTCTCAGCCTTGGTGATAATCACTTAAATGGCTCAATTCTTGAAGAAATAGGCCACCTAAAGTCTTTATCCAAgctttctcttttctcaaaCAATTTGGATGGTTTCATTCCTGTTTCTTTAAGTAATTTGAGCAATCTAGAGTATTTGCATCTATACAATAATGAACTCTCTGGTTTCATTCCTCCAGAGATAGGAAATCTCTCCAATTTGGTGGAGTTGTTCTTTGATTCCAATATCCTGACAGGTCTGATCCCTCCAACTTTTGGGAACTTAGAAAGGCTAACCTCGTTGTTTTTGTACAATAACTCACTTTCTGGACCCATCCCTTCAGAATTAGGGAATTTGGGGTCCCTTGTCCAGTTAAGCCTCCAAACAAACCATCTTAATGGTTCAATTCCCCCATCATTAGGAGATCTGGGAAATCTTACTCTTCTTCATCTCTACTTTAATAACCTCTCTGGCACCATTCCTGAGGAGTTTGGAAACTTGAAGCGTATCCAGAATCTACAACTGAGCAGGAACCAACTGCATGGCTCTGTTCCAAATTCATTTGTTAATTTGAGAAACTTGAACGTTCTATACCTTCGTGACAACCAACTTTCTGGTCAAATTCCCCAAGGAATTGGAGATTTCATGAACTTGACTAAACTACAAATAGACACAAACCAATTCACTGGCTTTCTGCCTCAAAACATTTGCCTCAGTGGCTCACTTCAGAATTTTTCCGCATTCAACAACCATTTCACAGGCCGAGTCCCCAAAAGCTTGAAAAATTGCTCCAGCTTAATCAGAGTCCGCTTAGATGGAAATCAACTCACTGGTGATATATCTGATGATTTTGGAGTCTATCCAACCTTGAACTACATAGATCTAAGCTACAAtagattttctggaaaaatCTCAAGTAATTGGGGACAGTGTCCACAATTAGACACCCTAAAATTTGGTGGAAACAATATCACTGGTAGTATATCACTAGAGATTGGAAAATTGACTCAGGTACATGTGCTTGATCTTTCTGAAAATCACATTGTTGGGGCTATTCCAAAAGAAATTGGAAAGTTGACCTCTCTAGAGCAATTGATGTTGAATGGCAATCAATTTTCGGGTGCTATACCATCAGAACTTGGATCATTGACTAATCTTGAATACCTTGATTTGTCCTCAAACAGATTGAAGAATTCAATTCCAATTAATTTTGGGGATTTATCAAAATTGAATTACCTAAACTTAAGCCATAACAATTTTAGCCAAGCGCTTCCAGTTCCCCTCATGAGCTTATTTCAGATCTCTAAAATGGATTTGAGTTTTAACTCTTTAAATGGAGAGATACCATCAGAAATTAGCAGAATGCAGAGCTTGGAGAACCTCAATCTCTCCCACAATTATTTTTCTGGTTTCATTCCGACAGCCTTTGAAGAAATGCGTGCCTTGTTATATATTGACATATCATTCAATGATTTTCAAGGTCCCATCCCCAGCAGCAAAGCCTTTCTAGATGCTCCCATAGAAGCATTACATGGGAACATGGAACTGTGTGGTAACGTTATAGGATTGGAGCGTTGTAATAACTCCTCAAAGGAGAGCCACAAAGTCGTGTTTCTTACTGTTTTCCCAATTCTGGGAGCACTTTTACTTCTATTTGCTTTCTTTCGAGTTTCTATCGccttcaaaagaagaaagaaagatccAGAATCAGAACAATCTGACATGCATGAAATAGAATTTCTTGCGATGACAACTGTCAATGGAAGAACAATGTATCAAGAAATCGTGAAGGCAACCAAGGCTTTTGATGACTTATATTGTATTGGGAAAGGAGGATGTGGAAGTGTTTATAAAGCAAAGCTGCCTTCTGGTGTTATATTTGCTGTGAAAAAACTCCACCCAGCACATGATGGTCGAAGAGGATTCCAGAAAGAGTTCTTAAATGAGATAAGAGCATTGATAGAAATAAGGCATCGAAACATTGTTAAACTTTATGGCTTTTGTTCACATCCAGAACATCCATTTTTGGTTTATGACTACTTCGAAAGGGGTAGCTTGGCAAACATCTTGGAGAATGAAGATTCTGCCAAAGTACTGGATTGGAATAAACGGTTGAATATTGTTAAAGGCGTGGCTTATGCTTTATCTTACATGCATCATGATTGTGTACTGCCAATTATTCATCGCGATATATCAAGTCGCAACATCTTGCTAGATTCTCAATATGATGCTCATGTTTCGGACTTTGGCACTGCTAAACTTCTGAAGTTAGACACATCCAATTGGTCTTCCCTTGTAGGCACCTATGGTTATGTAGCACCAG AGCTTGCTTATACAATGAAGGTAACTGAGAAATGTGATGTGTATAGCTTTGGGGTATTGACATTAGAAGTCCTAATGGGAAAGCACCAAGGTGATTTCATTTGCTCTCTATCATCTCCATCAGCTATGAAAAACATACAATTGAAGGATGTTTTGGACAGGCGCATTCTCTTTCCCCAACATGTAGTCGAGGATGAACTTAATACGGTTGTGAAGCTTGCAATAAAGTGCTTAGATTTCCAGCCACAATCTAGGCCAACTATGCACTTCATATCCCATGTCTTACAGGCTCAAATTGCCCTTCTAGAACCATTTTCATATGAAGTTGCACAAGGAAAGTATCTATCTGCATATAATTTTAATCTGTAA